One window from the genome of Sardina pilchardus chromosome 12, fSarPil1.1, whole genome shotgun sequence encodes:
- the LOC134098100 gene encoding phospholipase B1, membrane-associated-like — protein MATALWNNMLEPVGRKQVYTNLTYDRTKVHCPTQAQPFIYTHRNSQLSPAPATTTAPAPTTTATLSTTAPPVPSCPDSVPVWVPVVLAISGLLIGWAVTWMVFSRQRKRMLKSMKKDGKDTKETGL, from the exons ATGGCCACCGCACTGTGGAACAACATG TTGGAGCCAGTGGGCAGGAAGCAGGTCTACACCAACCTGACGTATGACCGCACCAAGGTCCACTGCCCCACACAG gCCCAGCCGTTCATCTACACCCACCGGAACAGCCAACTCAGCCCTGCCCCAGCCACGACAACTGCCCCAGCCCCGACAACGACCGCTACGCTGTCCACCACTGCTCCTCCAGTGCCCTCATGCCCAGactctgtgcctgtgtgggtaCCAGTGGTCCTGGCCATCAGCGgccttctgattggctgggcaGTCACCTGGATGGTGTTCTCACGGCAACGGAAACGGATGCTGAAGAGCATGAAGAAAGATGGAAAGGACACGAAAGAGACAGGGCTGTAA